A single window of Coffea eugenioides isolate CCC68of chromosome 7, Ceug_1.0, whole genome shotgun sequence DNA harbors:
- the LOC113778259 gene encoding putative pentatricopeptide repeat-containing protein At1g12700, mitochondrial: MKRRAASLGTAAAANCTTLASFLSAFPSPKPQLAFCSAIATSSDKIRNHQHQIGTSSGNVLQFLSGLKGRIDSIDNLDDALSLYQQMVRMRPLPYVFYFNRLVDRIVKMKKHYSSAVSVFRDMYVRGIPLSDYTLNVVINCYSLMGRVDLGFSVLGVFFKRGILPDIVTFSTLLKGLFREHKVLQAQELFKRIIFEKLCEPNEVMFLIVIDGLCKVGNTQKAVEFLRVMEKRRRCKLNVNVYNTIIDSFCKDKMVGEAFALLQEMIEKGIPPDVVTYNCLIGGQCNLNRWKDVTKLFSEMKDYKITPNVVTFNIVVDALCKEGHIEIAEEVVGIMIRQGHNPNLVTYSSLMDGYCLKRRIDEARRVFEAMVISGLTPDLHSYGILINGYCKHKKVEAAMNIFREIQHKGLTPNIVVYNIVLQGLYSVGSYLSAREVFDEMQTAGIKPNFYTFCLMLDGLCKTGHVDEALQLFHSMEADGIDHHIGMYSIILDGLCKSGRLDSALDLFDNLYDKGLDPNVPTYTTMIAGLLSQGLLTEAKELFGKMEENGCLADSVTYNVILQQLLKGGHYDDAIVYHEEMVRRGFLLDASTFSILLDSSTENQKNPSLLMLMLKIGPDSKKFMDGG; the protein is encoded by the coding sequence ATGAAGAGAAGAGCGGCTTCATTAGgtactgctgctgctgctaatTGTACTACTCTCGCTTCATTTCTCTCTGCATTTCCAAGCCCTAAACCCCAATTAGCTTTCTGTTCAGCTATAGCAACTAGTAGTGATAAAATTAGAAATCATCAGCACCAAATTGGAACGTCTTCTGGTAATGTTTTGCAATTTCTTTCTGGGTTGAAGGGTAGGATTGATAGTATTGACAATCTTGATGATGCTCTTAGCTTATACCAGCAGATGGTCCGGATGAGGCCTCTTCCCTATGTTTTTTATTTCAATCGACTGGTGGACCGCATTGTTAAGATGAAGAAGCATTATTCATCTGCTGTCTCAGTTTTCAGAGATATGTACGTCAGGGGCATTCCTCTTAGTGACTACACCCTCAATGTTGTGATTAATTGTTACAGCCTCATGGGTCGAGTGGATTTGGGGTTTTCTGTATTGGGTGTCTTCTTCAAGCGTGGTATTCTGCCCGACATAGTCACCTTTAGTACTCTACTTAAAGGACTATTTCGGGAACATAAGGTTCTCCAAGCACAAGAATTGTTTAAGAGGATAATTTTCGAAAAGCTTTGCGAGCCCAATGAAGTTATGTTTCTGATTGTGATAGATGGGCTCTGTAAGGTGGGCAACACTCAAAAGGCTGTTGAATTCCTAAGAGTcatggaaaaaagaagaagatgtaAGCTCAATGTTAATGTGTACAATACTATCATTGACAGCTTTTGCAAAGATAAAATGGTCGGTGAAGCTTTTGCCCTTTTGCAGGAGATGATTGAAAAGGGCATTCCCCCAGATGTTGTCACttataattgtttgattggtgGTCAATGCAATTTAAATAGATGGAAAGACGTTACAAAGCTCTTTTCTGAGATGAAGGATTACAAAATTACTCCAAATGTTGTTACTTTCAATATAGTGGTGGATGCACTGTGTAAGGAAGGACATATCGAAATTGCTGAAGAGGTAGTCGGCATCATGATTAGGCAAGGTCACAATCCCAATCTGGTCACATACAGTTCCTTAATGGATGGATACTGTTTAAAGCGCCGAATAGATGAAGCAAGGAGGGTCTTTGAAGCCATGGTTATTAGCGGCCTTACTCCTGACCTCCATAGCTATGGTATTCTGATAAATGGCTATTGCAAGCACAAGAAAGTGGAAGCAGCCATGAATATCTTTCGTGAGATTCAGCATAAAGGTTTAACACCTAATATTGTTGTTTATAACATTGTCTTGCAGGGGTTATATAGCGTAGGAAGCTATCTTAGTGCAAGAGAAGTTTTCGATGAGATGCAAACTGCTGGCATAAAGCCTAATTTTTACACTTTCTGTTTGATGTTGGATGGATTATGCAAGACTGGACATGTCGACGAAGCATTGCAGTTATTCCATTCAATGGAAGCTGATGGAATCGATCATCATATAGGCATGTACAGTATCATCCTTGATGGTTTGTGCAAAAGTGGGAGGCTAGATAGTGCTCTTGATCTTTTTGACAATCTCTATGATAAAGGATTGGATCCTAATGTCCCAACATACACCACAATGATTGCTGGCCTGCTTTCACAAGGCCTGCTCACCGAAGCTAAAGAGCTTtttggaaaaatggaagaaaatggttGCCTGGCAGATAGCGTTACATACAATGTTATTCTGCAACAACTCCTTAAAGGAGGCCATTATGATGATGCAATAGTCTACCATGAAGAAATGGTTCGTAGAGGTTTCTTGCTAGATGCATCTACTTTTTCCATTTTACTTGATTCATCTActgaaaaccagaaaaatccttCTCTACTTATGTTGATGCTGAAGATTGGTCCTGATAGCAAGAAGTTTATGGATGGGGGGTAA